One region of Eupeodes corollae chromosome 1, idEupCoro1.1, whole genome shotgun sequence genomic DNA includes:
- the LOC129941168 gene encoding probable endochitinase, with translation MGLIIGVVLILLAFHSTVICDIFPECDGVESQTFIADYNDCESYIYCDDEESFASKCSNGERFNEELGICDDAGNVECNVEETLTSTDKSTTKEEPTTREEVTSTESPSPSSTTTSTTSLSSTKSNPTSSSTLVPSSSLSTTETATTNVICPTPSRAEDIVYLPNSESCSEYYMCYNKIAIPMTCPRDLEFNRLTSSCDWAYSANCKVIGTTTPSPRELCTGNKSGYFEYVKNCHYYYRCMNGLLTIQECPSGFGWDGIRKMCSSTACRRKV, from the exons ATGGGTTTAATAATTGGTGTGGTTTTAATACTTCTAGCATTTCATTCCACGGTAATTTGTGATATATTTCCTGAATGCGATGGTGTCGAAAGCCAAACATTTATAGCTGATTATAATGATTGCGAATCTTATATCTATTGTGACGATGAGGAATCTTTTGCTTCAAAATGCTCAAACGGTGAAAGATTTAATGAAGAATTGGGCATATGTGACGATGCCGGTAATGTTGAATGTAACGTGGAAGAAACTTTGACATCCACCGATAAATCAACAACAAAGGAGGAACCGACAACGAGAGAAGAAGTGACTTCAACCGAATCTCCGTCACCATCAAGCACGACGACTTCAACAACAAGTTTAAGTTCAACTAAATCTAATCCAACTTCATCATCTACCTTAGTTCCGTCATCGTCATTGTCAacaacagaaacagcaacaacaaatgtCATCTGTCCAACTCCATCGAGAGCTGAAGACATTGTTTATCTACCCAACTCTGAGTCATGTTCGGAATATTACATGTGCTATAATAAAATAGCAATTCCAATGACGTGTCCTAGGGATTTGGAGTTTAATAGATTGACATCTTCCTGTGATTGGGCATATTCCGCAAATTGCAAG GTTATCGGAACTACAACGCCTAGTCCAAGGGAACTATGTACTGGTAATAAATCTGGTTATTTCGAATACGTCAAAAACTGTCACTATTATTATCGTTGTATGAATGGTTTGCTGACAATTCAAGAATGTCCATCAGGATTTGGGTGGGATGGTATAAGAAAAATGTGCTCCTCAACAGCGTGTAgaagaaaagtttaa
- the LOC129941167 gene encoding probable chitinase 10, translating to MLTYTKIISGLIFLQIALAYSTFKQISPSARALRLAFDPACSGKEPGKFVRDPYSCDKFYYCGPDETAVVVDCPHGMIFNDEKEICDLPTNYLCVPRINGEEDGVSTISTSTRIENEESSSTSTNSETITNPSTASNALTKLPTMKTTTPATRTSTSAPTTAVVGGAIRCPLNDAKMLTFLRHPFECHRYYICYHGVPVAQECISELHWNAKTNRCDFPENSGCINPTVVPFPSTKPSTFTTGMMITCPFRGEQIYAHPVNCNYFIYCINGYATVQQCPFYHHFDVRSRRCLWQTVATCVIKKNYS from the exons ATGTtaacttatacaaaaattatcagcG GGCTCATTTTCCTTCAGATTGCTCTCGCTTAttcaacttttaaacaaatttcaccATCGGCTAGAGCCCTTCGTTTAGCCTTTGATCCAGCATGTAGTGGCAAGGAGCCAGGAAAGTTCGTAAGAGACCCATATTCTTGTGATAAATTCTACTATTGTGGTCCTGATGAAACAGCTGTTGTTGTGGATTGCCCCCATGGGATGATCTTCAATGATGAAAAGGAGATATGTGACTTACCAACGAATTATCTTTGTGTTCCCCGAATAAATGGGGAGGAAGATGGTGTTTCAACGATATCTACTTCTACTCGGATTGAAAACGAAGAAAGTTCTTCAACATCAACAAATTCTGAAACCATAACCAATCCTTCAACAGCGTCAAATGCATTAACTAAGCTGCCAACCATgaagacaacaacaccagcaacGAGAACATCAACTTCAGCGCCAACGACGGCGGTAGTAGGAGGTGCAATCCGTTGCCCTCTTAATGACgctaaaatgttgacatttcttcgACATCCATTCGAATGTCATCGCTATTACATTTGTTATCATGGAGTTCCAGTCGCCCAAGAGTGTATATCTGAACTTCACTGGAATGCCAAAACGAATCGCTGTGATTTTCCTGAAAATTCAGGGTGCATTAATCCCACAGTTGTTCCATTTCCATCGACTAAACCTTCCACGTTTACTACGGGAATGATGATAACTTGTCCTTTTCGAGGGGAACAAATATATGCGCATCCGGTgaattgtaattattttatttattgtatcaaTGGTTACGCAACAGTGCAACAATGCCCGTTTTACCATCATTTTGATGTTCGATCGAGGAGGTGTTTATGGCAAACTGTGGCTACGTGCGTGATCAAgaagaattattcttaa
- the LOC129951656 gene encoding uncharacterized protein LOC129951656: protein MMKTINLNLITVIFIYLIKSAQSEFFEECQNLEDGTFIIGKQGCKSYIYCEGEESYEGFCPSQLLFNAIDGSCAPESEVDCLDDGAPTEAETEPPTTTSTTTTTTTTPSTTKATIEDPTTQAPPPAEVETVQPPVQPTNPPEPGKTTPSAFTITTSESVDVGPTSSPGQICPTSDDPYAVVLLPSETSCSEYFICYHGTPVRMVCSGQLLFDYVTLKCELPMRVHCKATIQTTPNPKTSCVRNTFDYFPYSKNCNYFYKCMNGYLSLQQCPIGFGWSDEMKLCLKLNNGRCPTRAAAGVDQLQNQSWLNNIYSVYMTSGRINSDGEDIRVYRTRTSKGFQIALIVLLLQSCSLSLARSEDECQFGTVKEDVNDCTQFFECSLDGKWEHSSCENGKKYDVNKETCVIDDYPPCKGPPTTTVSPGECLNEPCCEASEDGTFHRDKKDCRKYYVCKNGVATIMSCDIGFHFDETINACNYPALVQCNPKLAETTSAAPSTEPPTTSTITTTEASTSTAPQTTTASSSGTECAKDEPCCQASEDGTFHRDKKDCRKYYVCKNGVASLMSCDIGFHFDETINACNYPALVQCNPKPTETSSAAPSTEPPTTSTITTTEASTSTALQTTTASSPGTECSNDQPCCQASEHGTFHRDKKDCSKYYVCKNGVASILSCDTGFHFDETINACNYPALVQCNPKPTDTTSAAPSTEPPTTSTITTTEASTSTALQTTTASSPGTECSNDQPCCQASEHGTFHRDKKDCSKYYVCKNGLATILSCETGFHFDETINACNYPALVQCNPNPTETSSAAPSTEPPTTSTITTTEASTSTALQTTTASSSGTECANDEPCCQASEHGTFHRDKKDCGKYYMCKNGVVTLLTCETGFHFDETINSCNYPALVRCTSEPPTTSAVLTTETSGSQCPTVPNCQELPNGSYHRDKRDCRTFYVCSDGVAVALSCQKWQYFDDIAKSCNFESKVQCTTLDENCNAIPNCKVEPQFSFHRDRKDCRKYYVCKNNLAVPELCRNGEFFDTTINACQFSALVDCKPDEIVSAPIVVPEPIPRPIPSIMIPNGQVDPSIRDCMTLPEGTVFRHSVHCSVYYICRNGMAVKGSCPGYEWFNDEIKTCNYKYLVSCGSGMD, encoded by the exons atgatgAAAACCATCAATTTAAATCTAATTACCGTCATTTTTATCTACCTTATCAAAAGTGCACAAAGTGAATTCTTTGAAGAATGTCAAAATCTCGAAGATGGTACATTCATCATTGGAAAACAGGGATGCAAATCGTACATCTACTGTGAAGGTGAAGAATCCTACGAGGGATTTTGTCCATCGCAATTGCTCTTCAATGCAATTGATGGCAGTTGCGCACCAGAAAGTGAGGTTGATTGTTTAGACGATGGAGCTCCAACAGAAGCTGAAACAGAACCTCCTACTACAACATCAAccacgacaacaacaacaactacgcCCTCAACTACAAAGGCTACAATAGAAGATCCAACAACTCAAGCACCTCCACCAGCAGAAGTTGAAACAGTGCAACCACCAGTGCAACCTACCAACCCTCCAGAACCTGGCAAAACAACTCCAAGTGCTTTCACGATAACAACATCAGAAAGCGTAGATGTAGGTCCGACCTCAAGTCCAGGCCAAATTTGTCCCACAAGTGATGATCCTTATGCGGTCGTCCTTCTACCAAGTGAAACTTCTTGTAGTGAATACTTTATTTGCTATCATGGAACTCCCGTACGGATGGTTTGTTCCGGACAGTTATTATTTGATTATGTGACATTAAAATGTGAGCTACCCATGAGGGTTCACTGTAAG GCTACAATTCAAACAACTCCGAATCCGAAGACCTCATGCGTTCGCAATACTTTTGATTACTTCCCGTATTCGAAAAATTGTAACTATTTCTACAAATGCATGAATGGTTATCTGAGTCTTCAGCAATGCCCAATAGGATTTGGTTGGAGTGATGAGATGAAGCTTTGCCTTAAATTGAACAATGGAAGGTGCCCGACAAGAGCTGCTGCAGGCGTCGATCAGTTACAAAATCAATCATGGTTAAATAATATCTACTCTGTCTA TATGACTTCTGGGAGAATAAATAGCGATGGTGAGGATATACGAGTTTATAGGACGAGAACTAGTAAAGGATTTCAAATAGCGCTAATAGTTCTCCTTCTTCAAAGTTGTTCACTTAGTTTAGCAAGAAGTGAAGACGAATGTCAGTTTGGAACGGTTAAAGAAGATGTAAACGATTGTACTCAGTTTTTTGAGTGTAGTCTTGATGGTAAATGGGAACATTCAAGTTGTGAAAATGGAAAGAAATACGATGTTAATAAAGAAACGTGTGTTATTGATGATTATCCGCCATGTAAAGGTCCTCCAACAACAACAGTTTCACCTGGAGAATGTTTAAATGAACCGTGCTGTGAGGCATCAGAAGATGGTACCTTTCACCGTGATAAGAAGGATTGCAGAAAATACTACGTGTGCAAAAATGGCGTGGCTACCATTATGTCTTGTGACATAGGATTTCACTTTGATGAAACTATCAACGCCTGTAATTATCCCGCCCTAGTACAATGCAATCCCAAGCTCGCAGAAACAACGTCAGCTGCACCGTCTACTGAACCTCCAACAACTTCTACAATAACGACTACGGAGGCATCTACTTCGACTGCTCCACAGACCACAACAGCTTCTTCGTCAGGAACAGAGTGTGCCAAGGACGAGCCCTGCTGCCAGGCGTCCGAAGATGGTACCTTTCACCGTGATAAGAAGGACTGCAGAAAATACTACGTGTGCAAAAATGGAGTGGCTAGCCTTATGTCTTGCGACATAGGATTTCACTTTGATGAAACTATCAACGCGTGTAATTATCCCGCCTTAGTACAATGCAATCCTAAACCCACAGAAACATCGTCGGCTGCACCGTCAACTGAGCCTCCAACAACTTCTACAATAACTACTACGGAGGCATCCACTTCAACTGCTCTACAGACCACAACAGCATCTTCACCAGGAACGGAATGTTCTAATGACCAGCCTTGCTGCCAGGCATCCGAACATGGTACCTTTCACCGTGATAAGAAGGATTGCAGTAAATATTACGTGTGTAAGAATGGAGTGGCTAGCATTCTGTCCTGCGACACAGGATTTCACTTTGATGAAACTATCAACGCCTGTAATTATCCCGCCCTAGTACAATGCAATCCTAAGCCCACAGACACGACGTCGGCTGCACCGTCTACTGAACCTCCAACAACTTCTACAATAACTACTACGGAGGCATCCACTTCAACTGCTCTACAGACCACAACCGCATCTTCACCAGGAACGGAATGTTCTAATGACCAGCCTTGCTGCCAGGCATCCGAACATGGTACCTTTCACCGTGATAAGAAGGATTGCAGTAAATATTACGTGTGTAAGAATGGACTGGCTACCATTCTGTCCTGCGAGACAGGATTTCACTTTGATGAAACTATTAATGCGTGTAATTATCCCGCCTTAGTACAATGTAATCCTAATCCCACTGAAACATCGTCGGCTGCACCGTCAACTGAGCCTCCAACAACTTCTACAATAACGACTACGGAGGCGTCTACTTCAACTGCTCTACAGACCACAACAGCATCTTCATCGGGAACAGAGTGTGCCAACGACGAGCCCTGCTGCCAGGCATCAGAACATGGTACTTTTCACCGTGATAAGAAGGATTGCGGTAAATATTATATGTGCAAAAATGGAGTGGTTACCCTTCTGACCTGCGAAACAGGATTTCACTTTGACGAAACCATCAATTCCTGTAATTATCCCGCCCTAGTACGATGCACTTCTGAGCCGCCAACAACTTCTGCAGTTCTAACCACTGAGACATCAGGCTCTCAATGTCCAACTGTACCAAATTGTCAGGAATTACCAAATGGCTCTTACCATCGCGATAAGAGAGATTGCCGGACCTTCTACGTGTGCTCTGATGGAGTCGCTGTTGCTCTCTCCTGCCAAAAATGGcaatattttgatgatattGCTAAAAGCTGTAACTTTGAATCAAAAGTACAATGCACCACCTTAGATGAAAATTGTAATGCAATTCCTAATTGTAAGGTAGAGCCTCAATTTTCCTTCCATCGCGATCGCAAGGATTGCAGAAAGTACTATGtctgtaaaaataatttggctGTTCCTGAATTGTGCAGAAATGGAGAATTCTTCGATACAACCATCAATGCTTGCCAATTTTCCGCCCTTGTTGATTGCAAACCAGACGAAATTGTTTCAGCGCCAATAGTAGTTCCAGAACCTATCCCAAGACCTATTCCTTCAATCATGATCCCAAACGGTCAAGTTGATCCGAGCATCAGAGATTGTATGACTTTACCAGAAGGAACAGTCTTTAGACATTCTGTGCATTGCAGTGTCTATTATATATGCCGTAATGGAATGGCTGTAAAAGGTAGCTGCCCTGGCTATGAATGGTTCAATGATGAAATAAAGACATGTAACTATAAGTATCTAGTCAGTTGCGGTTCCGGAATGGATTAg